The following proteins come from a genomic window of Leopardus geoffroyi isolate Oge1 chromosome A3, O.geoffroyi_Oge1_pat1.0, whole genome shotgun sequence:
- the TTI1 gene encoding TELO2-interacting protein 1 homolog gives MAVFDTPEEAFGVLRPVCVQLTKTQTVENVERLQAQLRAVSDSALQELQQYVLFPLRFTLKTPAPKRERLVQSVVECLTFVLSSTCVKEQELLRELFSELSACLYSPSSQKPAAVSEELKLAVIRGLSTLMHSAYGDIILAFYEPSILPRLGFAVSLLLDLAEREKSKQIKIAALKCLQVLLFQCDCQDHPRSLDELEQKQLGDLFACFLPGISMALTRVITGDFKQGHGIVASSLKIFYETVSFIMADEQLERIPQVQPKPAVEHRVAELVVHREAKWVKNTSDKLTLLIKKIIECVSVHPHWKVRLALIELVEALLLKCSQSLVGSAGPLLKALVGLVNDESPEVQAQCNRVLRHFADQKVVVGNRAFADILSENLHSLATSLPRLMNSQDDQGKFSTLSVLLGYLKLLGPKVNFVLNSAAHLQRLSKALVQVLELDVTDIKIVEARRWNSDQLSASPETAAAQPWSQMQKRYFRFFTDERLFLLLQQVCRHLGFYGDLYLLTDHFIELYHESVVYRKQAAMILNELVAGAAGLEVENLHEKHIKTSPDELREIVTSILEEYTSQENWHLITCIESEEAGEELTVKQSGLRAITSGAHTCQVPSFPAFSKPSATICSMNGNIWQICIQLEGIGRFACALGKDFRLLLMSALYPVLEKAGDQTLLISQAATSAMMDICRACGYDSLRHLINQNSDYLVNGISLNLRHLSLHPHTPKVLEVMLWNSDASLLPLVADVVQDVLATLDQFYDKRATSFVSVLHALLAALAQWFPDTGDLGQLQEQSAGEEGSHLSQRPATPEKGLKNTATAEDIEQFLLSYLREKDVADGNVSDFDNEEEEQSDPPKGDERDTGPDVEPPLPVQVQIAADVMERCIHLLSDKHLKIRLKVLDVLDLCVVVLQSHKNQLLPLAHRAWPPLVHRLTNDDPLAVLRAFKVLQTLGGKCGDFLRSRFCKDVLPKLAGSLVTQAPVSARAGPVYSHTLAFKLQLAVLQGLGPLCERLDLGEGDLNRVADACLIYLSAKQPVKLQEAARRVFLHLMKVDPDSTWFLLNELYCPEQFTPPHPSLHPVQLRGTTGQGNPYAANVLCLLQELQ, from the exons ATGGCAGTTTTTGACACTCCTGAGGAGGCCTTTGGTGTTTTACGTCCGGTCTGTGTTCAGCTCACAAAGACACAGACGGTGGAGAACGTGGAGCGTCTGCAGGCACAGTTGCGAGCCGTGAGTGACTCTGCCCTTCAGGAGCTCCAGCAGTATGTCCTCTTCCCTTTGCGATTCACCCTGAAGACCCCGGCTCCCAAAAGAGAGCGCTTGGTCCAGAGCGTGGTGGAGTGCCTCACGTTTGTCCTGTCTTCAACATGTGTGAAGGAACAAGAACTTCTCCGGGAGCTCTTTTCGGAACTCTCTGCTTGTCTGTATTCGCCCAGCTCCCAAAAACCCGCAGCTGTGTCCGAGGAGTTGAAATTGGCGGTGATCCGGGGCCTCAGCACATTAATGCACTCGGCTTATGGGGACATCATTCTGGCCTTTTACGAGCCCTCCATTCTGCCTCGTTTAGGATTTGCTGTATCTTTACTGTTGGACCTAGCAGAACGGGAGAAATCAAAGCAGATTAAAATTGCTGCCTTAAAATGTTTACAGGTTTTACTCTTTCAGTGCGATTGTCAAGACCATCCGAGGTCCTTGGATGAGCTGGAGCAAAAGCAGCTGGGGGACTTGTTTGCCTGCTTTTTACCTGGAATCTCAATGGCACTGACCAGGGTCATCACAGGAGACTTCAAACAGGGGCACGGCATTGTCGCGTCTTCTCTAAAGATCTTTTACGAGACAGTGAGTTTCATTATGGCTGATGAACAGCTCGAAAGAATCCCACAGGTTCAACCGAAGCCTGCAGTGGAGCACAGAGTAGCAGAGCTGGTGGTTCACAGGGAAGCCAAGTGGGTAAAAAATACCAGCGACAAATTGACTCTCCTTATTAAAAAGATAATCGAGTGTGTTTCAGTTCACCCACACTGGAAGGTGAGGCTGGCACTGATAGAACTCGTCGAAGCCCTTCTTCTGAAGTGCAGCCAATCACTGGTCGGATCGGCTGGACCCCTTCTGAAGGCTTTGGTGGGTCTAGTGAATGACGAGAGTCCTGAAGTCCAAGCCCAGTGCAATAGAGTTCTGAGACATTTTGCGGACCAGAAAGTAGTGGTAGGCAACAGAGCCTTCGCCGACATCCTGTCAGAGAACCTGCACTCCCTTGCCACATCTCTTCCCCGCCTAATGAACTCCCAGGACGATCAGGGCAAATTCTCGACGCTCTCCGTGTTACTCGGTTATCTGAAACTCTTGGGCCCCAAAGTGAACTTCGTCCTCAACTCCGCGGCCCATCTTCAGCGCCTTTCCAAAGCGCTTGTCCAGGTTCTAGAATTAGACGTGACTGACATCAAAATCGTTGAAGCGCGGCGCTGGAATTCCGATCAGCTGAGTGCTTCTCCGGAGACGGCGGCTGCGCAGCCATGGAGTCAGATGCAGAAGAGGTACTTCCGCTTCTTCACCGACGAGAGGCTCTTCCTGCTCTTGCAGCAGGTGTGTCGGCATCTCGGCTTTTACGGGGACCTCTATTTGCTCACAGATCACTTTATAGAGCTGTACCACGAATCTGTGGTTTACCGGAAGCAAGCTGCCATGATCCTGAATGAACTGGTTGCAGGGGCTGCTGGGCTGGAGGTGGAGAATCTTcatgaaaaacatattaaaacaagCCCAGACGAACTGAGAGAGATCGTGACATCTATACTTGAAGAATACACAAGCCAAGAAAACTGGCATTTGATCACTTGTATCGAATCTGAAGAAGCGGGAGAGGAGCTAACAGTGAAGCAGTCAGGCCTCCGGGCCATCACATCTGGTGCACACACCTGCCAAGTTCCATCTTTTCCAGCCTTCTCAAAGCCAAGTGCCACTATTTGCTCCATGAACGGCAACATCTGGCAAATATGCATCCAGTTGGAAGGGATTGGGCGCTTTGCGTGTGCCCTAGGAAAAGACTTTCGTTTGCTCTTGATGTCAGCCCTCTATCCAGTACTGGAGAAGGCTGGAGACCAAACCCTGCTCATTAGTCAGGCAGCTACCAGCGCCATGATGGACATTTGCCGTGCTTGTGGCTACGACTCTCTGCGGCACCTGATCAATCAAAATTCGGACTATTTGGTGAATGGCATCTCTTTAAATCTGCGTCATCTGTCTCTGCACCCCCATACCCCAAAGGTCTTGGAAGTCATGCTGTGGAACTCAGATGCTAGCCTGCTCCCTTTGGTGGCAGATGTGGTTCAGGATGTCTTGGCCACTTTGGACCAGTTTTATGATAAGAGAGCTACTTCCTTTGTCAGCGTCCTGCATGCCCTGCTGGCAGCATTAG CCCAGTGGTTCCCAGACACAGGTGATCTTGGGCAACTCCAAGAGCAAagtgcaggggaggagggaagtcATTTGAGCCAGAGACCAGCAACTCCTGAGAAAGGACTCAAGAATACCGCCACAGCGGAAGACATTGAACAATTTTTGCTGAGCTACCTCAGAGAAAAGGATGTGGCGGATGGAAATGTCTCAGATTTTGATAATGAAGAAG AGGAGCAGTCAGACCCTCCCAAAGGGGACGAGCGTGACACTGGTCCTGATGTAGAGCCACCACTGCCAGTGCAGGTCCAAATAGCCGCAGATGTGATGGAACGCTGCATCCATTTGTTGTCAGATAAACATCTGAAAATCCGATTGAAG GTCTTGGATGTGCTGGATTTGTGTGTAGTTGTTCTGCAATCCCACAAGAACCAGCTCCTTCCCTTGGCTCACCGGGCCTGGCCCCCACTCGTGCACCGACTCACAAATGACGACCCCCTGGCAGTGCTCAGAGCCTTCAAG GTCTTGCAGACCCTGGGAGGCAAGTGTGGCGACTTCCTACGGAGCCGTTTCTGCAAAGATGTCCTGCCGAAGCTGGCTGGCTCCTTAGTCACCCAGGCTCCTGTCAGTGCTCGGGCTGGGCCAGTTTATTCCCACACACTGGCCTTCAAGCTGCAGCTGGCCGTGCTGCAGGGCCTGGGCCCCCTCTGCGAGAGACTGGACCTAG GTGAGGGTGACCTGAATAGAGTGGCTGATGCCTGCTTGATTTACCTCAGCGCCAAACAGCCCGTGAAATTACAAGAGGCTGCCAGGAG